In the Salinirubrum litoreum genome, one interval contains:
- a CDS encoding iron transporter: MRRRRFLGTLGVGATAGLAGCSSLFQTTTGGREPPLVEDRPAATYIPTHHEGMTMLGMAMAGDLRVALTYSYPHRFWVVEQEEGGFGTRRIDVGPDDAIHLMASVWDAETGMVIPTTGVSVEVTNADGFLEQEVVYSMLSQRMGVHYGGNFPLDGDGTYTAQVQVGGVSADRYGAFADRFGEPSTAEIEFEYSEAERNDIPYELYPDTQGQRGAAPAMEMNMDMGMGTMPLGRTADLPGESLGSGTSGDARFRASRIDADRFGGPYLAVTAGTPYHGFVLPGMGLRATVTRDGEEVFAGRLRSALDPEAGFHYGAPVDELQAGDEVTLTVETPPVAARHEGYETAFLTMPDVTLA; this comes from the coding sequence ATGAGACGACGGCGATTCCTCGGAACACTGGGCGTCGGGGCGACCGCCGGCCTCGCCGGCTGTAGCTCGCTGTTCCAGACGACGACCGGCGGCCGGGAGCCACCGCTGGTCGAGGACCGTCCGGCGGCGACGTACATCCCGACCCACCACGAAGGAATGACGATGCTCGGGATGGCGATGGCTGGCGACCTCCGGGTGGCGCTCACCTACTCCTACCCCCACCGGTTCTGGGTCGTCGAGCAGGAGGAAGGCGGCTTCGGCACGCGCCGGATCGACGTGGGACCGGACGACGCGATCCACCTGATGGCGTCGGTCTGGGACGCCGAGACGGGGATGGTGATCCCGACGACCGGCGTCTCGGTCGAGGTGACGAACGCCGACGGCTTCCTCGAACAGGAGGTCGTCTACTCGATGCTATCCCAGCGCATGGGCGTCCACTACGGCGGGAACTTCCCGCTCGACGGCGACGGCACCTACACCGCGCAGGTGCAGGTCGGCGGGGTCTCGGCCGACCGCTACGGCGCGTTCGCGGACCGCTTCGGCGAGCCATCGACCGCCGAGATCGAGTTCGAGTACAGCGAGGCAGAGCGCAACGACATCCCCTACGAACTCTACCCGGACACGCAGGGACAGCGCGGCGCGGCCCCGGCGATGGAGATGAACATGGACATGGGCATGGGGACGATGCCACTCGGCCGGACGGCCGACCTGCCGGGCGAGTCGCTCGGGTCGGGAACCAGCGGCGACGCCCGGTTCCGGGCGAGTCGGATCGACGCCGACCGGTTCGGCGGGCCGTACCTCGCGGTGACGGCCGGGACGCCCTACCACGGGTTCGTCCTGCCGGGGATGGGGCTGCGAGCGACCGTCACCCGCGACGGCGAGGAGGTGTTCGCCGGTCGACTCCGATCCGCACTCGACCCCGAGGCCGGCTTCCACTACGGCGCGCCGGTCGACGAGTTGCAGGCCGGCGACGAGGTGACGCTGACGGTCGAGACGCCCCCGGTCGCGGCGCGCCACGAGGGGTACGAGACCGCGTTCCTGACGATGCCGGACGTGACGCTGGCGTAG
- a CDS encoding pyridoxamine 5'-phosphate oxidase family protein, whose product MNNTRTTEMPDAERDEFLGTGGTGVISFARPSDEPPYSLPVSYGYDAEDGVFYLRLAFGPDSGKSFVGEQTPVSFVVHRQTDSGWASVVATGHLSAVTETVLDSSVAAALRRIEIPLVDVFDRHPREYEFRFFRLVTDEVTGKKQVPTDS is encoded by the coding sequence ATGAACAACACGCGAACGACCGAGATGCCAGACGCGGAGCGTGACGAGTTCCTCGGCACCGGCGGGACGGGAGTGATCTCCTTCGCACGGCCGAGCGACGAGCCACCGTACTCGTTGCCGGTGTCGTACGGGTACGACGCCGAGGACGGCGTGTTCTACCTCCGTCTCGCGTTCGGTCCCGACAGCGGGAAGTCCTTCGTCGGCGAACAGACGCCCGTCTCGTTCGTCGTCCACCGACAGACGGACTCGGGGTGGGCGAGCGTCGTCGCCACCGGTCACCTGTCGGCGGTGACGGAGACGGTCCTCGACTCGTCGGTGGCGGCGGCGCTGCGCCGGATCGAGATCCCACTGGTCGACGTGTTCGACCGGCACCCGCGGGAGTACGAGTTCCGCTTCTTCCGCCTCGTGACGGACGAGGTGACCGGAAAGAAGCAGGTGCCGACAGACAGCTAA
- a CDS encoding NAD(P)H-binding protein, with protein sequence MRILVTGATGFVGSRLLSPLRDAGHEVTVLVRDAARYAGPADVRVVEGDLLEPGSFDEALDVDAAYYLVHSMQSGADFAERDRRAAQHFADAASAAGVDRVVYLGGLGEEREDLSKHLESRREVERILGEGDYDLTTLRAAIIIGEGSASFDMIEQLVRKLPVMITPQWVRTDCQPIAIADVIQYLVGVLDHPETAGETYEIGGPDVLTYEQIMRQTARQLGRKLFIVPVPVLTPKLSSHWVGFVTDVPNSVARPLIDGLKNPVVVHDTRLQDLLDVEPTPFDVAVARALGRDATGDSTPATVEPSRVG encoded by the coding sequence ATGCGAATACTCGTCACGGGGGCGACCGGCTTCGTCGGCAGCCGACTGCTCTCGCCGCTCCGCGACGCCGGCCACGAGGTCACGGTCCTCGTGCGCGACGCGGCGCGATACGCCGGTCCTGCGGACGTGCGCGTGGTGGAGGGTGACCTCCTCGAACCAGGGAGCTTCGACGAGGCGCTCGACGTGGACGCCGCCTACTATCTGGTCCACTCGATGCAGTCCGGAGCGGACTTCGCGGAACGCGACCGCCGGGCCGCCCAGCACTTCGCCGACGCCGCCAGCGCGGCCGGCGTCGACCGCGTCGTCTACCTCGGCGGCCTCGGCGAGGAACGCGAGGACCTGTCGAAACACCTCGAGTCGCGCCGGGAGGTCGAGCGCATCCTCGGCGAGGGCGACTACGATCTGACGACGCTCCGAGCCGCGATCATCATCGGCGAGGGGAGCGCGAGTTTCGACATGATCGAGCAGTTGGTCCGCAAACTCCCGGTGATGATCACGCCGCAGTGGGTCCGAACCGACTGCCAACCCATCGCCATCGCGGACGTGATCCAGTATCTCGTCGGCGTGCTCGATCACCCCGAGACGGCCGGCGAGACCTACGAGATCGGCGGCCCGGACGTGTTGACCTACGAGCAGATCATGCGTCAGACGGCCCGGCAGCTAGGCCGAAAGTTGTTCATCGTCCCGGTGCCGGTGTTGACGCCGAAGCTCTCCTCTCACTGGGTCGGCTTCGTCACCGACGTGCCGAACAGCGTCGCCAGACCGCTGATCGACGGGCTGAAGAACCCGGTCGTCGTCCACGACACGCGCCTGCAGGACCTGCTCGACGTGGAGCCGACACCCTTCGACGTGGCGGTCGCACGGGCACTCGGCAGGGATGCGACGGGCGACTCGACGCCCGCGACCGTCGAACCGAGTCGGGTCGGCTAA
- a CDS encoding helix-turn-helix domain-containing protein — translation MTATPRADLARRIAGEITLSDDPGATLRKWRTDFDVSQTELAGQLDVSSSVVSDYESGRRESPGIGVVRRMVEALLDIDESRGGGRIRQYARVLSAGFDSEIVLDLQEYATTIPLDDLYEAMDATELVRGDQDRISGHTVLDSVEAITRLSSDEFYRLYGQSTNRALVFTAVSRGESPLVAMRVVNPTPNAVVLHGISEEELWDYAPKLARIDGFSLAITSKNLDEMLDDMRALP, via the coding sequence ATGACGGCGACCCCTCGGGCCGACCTCGCGCGGCGGATCGCGGGCGAGATCACGCTCAGCGACGACCCCGGCGCGACCCTCCGGAAGTGGCGCACCGACTTCGACGTGTCCCAGACGGAACTCGCCGGCCAACTCGACGTCTCCTCCTCGGTCGTCTCGGACTACGAATCCGGCCGCCGCGAGAGTCCCGGCATCGGCGTCGTCCGGCGGATGGTCGAGGCCCTGCTGGACATCGACGAGTCGCGCGGCGGGGGTCGCATCCGGCAGTACGCCCGGGTGCTCTCGGCCGGGTTCGACAGCGAGATCGTCCTCGACTTACAGGAGTACGCGACGACCATCCCCCTCGACGACCTGTACGAGGCGATGGACGCGACCGAACTCGTCCGGGGCGATCAGGACCGGATCAGCGGGCACACCGTACTGGACAGCGTGGAGGCGATCACCCGCCTGTCCAGCGACGAGTTCTATCGACTCTACGGCCAGAGCACGAACCGCGCGCTGGTGTTCACGGCCGTCTCGCGCGGGGAGTCCCCGCTGGTGGCGATGCGGGTCGTCAACCCGACGCCGAACGCGGTCGTGCTCCACGGCATCAGCGAGGAGGAGTTGTGGGACTACGCGCCGAAACTGGCCCGCATCGACGGCTTCTCGCTGGCGATCACCTCGAAGAACCTCGACGAGATGCTCGACGACATGCGGGCGTTACCCTGA
- a CDS encoding CNNM domain-containing protein, giving the protein MTPLEISLRLVAGVLLILTNGFFVAIEFALTRARQFTESEFVDGDGRLERAWEMTQDLELYLTTCQVGITASSIAVGIVAEPALAALFEPLFAGSALATIGAGAIIAYGIINLVHLTHGEQAPTYLGVERSRMVCRYGAAPLYYFYVIISPIITLGDYVAKYTLKLFGIEMTGAWLEAEEDAIESRAQLRTRLSSLLEQGELSGERHDEVVSALEAGTTEVREVMVDESDVVYLSTEVSVEENLRRVSETPHTRYPLVGESADEFVGVVYVPSILDRIEELKAGDVTFAEIAAPPMTVSADTTVSDTVDRFQAERQELALVLEDGEVLGLVTATDALETVMGELEDPLDASHDASAANRGQPTGD; this is encoded by the coding sequence ATGACTCCACTGGAAATCAGCCTCCGACTCGTGGCTGGCGTCCTCCTGATCCTCACGAACGGCTTCTTCGTGGCCATCGAGTTCGCGCTGACGCGCGCTCGCCAGTTCACCGAATCGGAGTTCGTGGACGGCGACGGCCGACTCGAACGCGCCTGGGAGATGACACAGGACCTCGAACTGTACCTGACGACCTGCCAGGTCGGCATCACCGCGTCCAGTATCGCGGTCGGTATCGTCGCGGAACCGGCGCTGGCCGCGCTGTTCGAGCCGCTGTTCGCCGGGTCTGCGCTGGCGACGATCGGTGCCGGTGCGATCATCGCCTACGGGATCATCAACCTCGTCCACCTCACCCACGGCGAGCAGGCCCCGACGTACCTCGGCGTCGAGCGCTCACGGATGGTCTGCCGGTACGGGGCCGCGCCGCTCTACTACTTCTACGTGATCATCTCGCCGATCATCACGCTCGGCGACTACGTGGCGAAGTACACGCTCAAACTGTTCGGCATCGAGATGACCGGTGCGTGGCTCGAAGCCGAGGAGGACGCAATCGAGAGCCGAGCACAGCTCCGCACTCGGCTCAGTTCCCTGCTGGAACAGGGTGAACTCTCCGGCGAGCGCCACGACGAAGTCGTCAGCGCACTCGAAGCCGGGACGACGGAGGTCCGCGAGGTGATGGTCGACGAGTCGGACGTCGTGTACCTCTCGACGGAGGTCTCCGTCGAGGAGAACCTCCGTCGCGTCTCCGAGACGCCACACACGCGCTACCCGCTGGTCGGCGAGTCGGCAGACGAGTTCGTCGGGGTCGTCTACGTCCCGTCGATTCTCGACCGCATCGAGGAGCTGAAAGCGGGCGACGTGACATTCGCGGAGATCGCCGCCCCACCGATGACCGTCTCGGCGGACACTACCGTCAGCGACACGGTCGACCGGTTCCAGGCGGAGCGACAGGAGCTCGCGCTGGTCCTCGAAGACGGCGAGGTCCTCGGCCTCGTCACCGCGACCGACGCACTGGAGACGGTGATGGGCGAACTGGAGGACCCGCTCGACGCGAGCCACGACGCCAGTGCCGCGAACCGCGGGCAGCCGACGGGCGACTAG
- the surE gene encoding 5'/3'-nucleotidase SurE — translation MSESPAILLTNDDGIDSTGFRALYDALSEFADVTAVAPADDQSAVGRAMSHEVSVVEHDLGYAIEGTPADCTVAGLESLCPNVDLVVAGCNKGANLGAYVLGRSGTVSAAVEAAFFDVPAIAVSLYVPAGGPGDDTPWHEKATDPADYDNAARATTYLTRHALGAGVFEQAEYLNVNAPMPTAGDPAEMVVTEPSTLYDMTADHDEGRIQLHDRVWERMRTGDIPDPEGTDRRAVVEGHVSVSPLTAPHTTEHHEALDALAETYGAD, via the coding sequence ATGAGCGAGTCGCCCGCGATTCTCCTGACGAACGACGACGGCATCGACAGCACCGGCTTCCGGGCGCTGTACGACGCCCTGAGCGAATTCGCCGACGTGACGGCAGTCGCCCCGGCCGACGACCAGAGTGCGGTCGGGCGCGCCATGTCCCACGAGGTCTCGGTCGTCGAACACGACCTCGGCTACGCCATCGAGGGTACCCCCGCAGACTGCACCGTCGCGGGTCTCGAATCCCTCTGCCCGAACGTCGACCTCGTGGTCGCCGGCTGTAACAAGGGGGCGAACCTCGGGGCGTACGTCCTCGGGCGCTCCGGCACCGTCTCGGCGGCAGTCGAGGCCGCGTTCTTCGACGTCCCGGCCATCGCCGTCTCGCTGTACGTCCCGGCCGGCGGCCCCGGGGACGACACGCCGTGGCACGAGAAAGCCACCGACCCTGCGGACTACGACAACGCGGCGCGGGCGACGACCTACCTGACGAGACACGCCCTCGGTGCGGGTGTCTTCGAGCAGGCCGAGTACCTGAACGTCAACGCGCCGATGCCGACCGCCGGCGACCCGGCCGAGATGGTCGTCACCGAACCCTCGACGCTGTACGACATGACCGCCGACCACGACGAGGGCAGGATTCAGCTTCACGACCGCGTCTGGGAACGCATGCGCACCGGCGACATCCCGGACCCCGAGGGCACCGACCGCCGCGCCGTCGTCGAGGGGCACGTCTCCGTCTCGCCGCTGACCGCCCCGCACACGACCGAACACCACGAGGCGCTGGACGCACTCGCCGAGACCTACGGCGCGGACTGA
- a CDS encoding ArsR/SmtB family transcription factor → MSKEWEPENVFDVFGSERARQILVLASVEPVSAEEIADRLDTSLPTVYRRVNAMVEYDLLAEDTAIDADGHHYTTYETKLQELCVEIEEGGFTIDIEYRRDLVDKFGDFWGDLGDGDG, encoded by the coding sequence GTGAGCAAGGAATGGGAGCCAGAGAACGTCTTCGACGTGTTCGGCAGCGAGCGCGCCCGACAGATACTCGTCCTGGCGAGCGTCGAACCGGTCTCGGCCGAGGAGATCGCGGACCGACTCGACACCTCGCTCCCGACCGTCTACCGCCGGGTGAACGCGATGGTGGAGTACGACCTGCTGGCGGAGGACACCGCGATCGACGCGGACGGGCACCACTACACCACCTACGAGACGAAACTGCAGGAACTCTGCGTCGAGATCGAGGAGGGCGGGTTCACCATCGACATCGAGTACCGGCGCGATCTGGTCGACAAGTTCGGCGACTTCTGGGGGGACCTCGGTGATGGTGACGGGTGA
- a CDS encoding DUF7543 family protein, producing the protein MSWHESNAREGVTEWERDDGYATIRLRERGDGRFVVRFDRLIQASEGDGYRRETVESREAGEELAEEWRDEFDTDAS; encoded by the coding sequence GTGAGTTGGCACGAGTCGAACGCCCGCGAGGGCGTCACGGAGTGGGAACGCGACGACGGCTACGCGACGATTCGCCTGCGCGAGCGGGGTGACGGCCGGTTCGTCGTCCGGTTCGACCGACTGATCCAGGCGTCGGAGGGCGACGGCTACCGCCGGGAGACGGTCGAGTCGCGGGAAGCGGGCGAAGAACTGGCAGAGGAGTGGCGCGACGAGTTCGACACTGACGCGTCCTGA
- a CDS encoding DUF7530 family protein: MTGPEYGDTWVYESIVGALPGIDLRESEAVALQFVVFEVGIVLLAFLYDLWTAALAGTAAVAVAAAGSVAMRRLGTGTRKLGAPEPYRRLLFGSSIEVVLAVLAFIALVTHLFVFDPQESALPLLSSLFGPEPPVLVVYLTLLVLWDLCYRIGTSWWAAVVSLWRGWRYDFDAETARGYRRLDAMNVLFAVGQAVLLPFLLDQPVLLLAVGGHIVAVTVVSGAAMVLTRPN, translated from the coding sequence ATGACTGGGCCGGAGTACGGCGACACGTGGGTCTACGAGAGCATCGTCGGCGCACTGCCGGGCATCGACCTCCGGGAGTCGGAGGCGGTCGCGCTCCAGTTCGTCGTCTTCGAGGTCGGTATCGTCCTCCTCGCGTTTCTGTACGACCTCTGGACGGCGGCGCTGGCCGGGACGGCGGCAGTCGCGGTCGCGGCCGCCGGTAGCGTGGCGATGCGGCGACTCGGGACCGGCACCCGAAAGCTCGGCGCGCCGGAGCCGTATCGCCGACTGCTGTTCGGGTCCAGCATCGAAGTGGTGCTGGCGGTGCTGGCGTTCATCGCGCTGGTGACCCACCTGTTCGTCTTCGATCCACAGGAGTCGGCGCTCCCGCTGCTGTCGTCGCTGTTCGGGCCGGAGCCGCCGGTACTGGTGGTGTACCTCACCCTGCTCGTCCTGTGGGACCTCTGTTACCGGATCGGCACCTCGTGGTGGGCCGCCGTGGTCTCGCTGTGGCGCGGGTGGCGCTACGACTTCGACGCCGAGACGGCGAGAGGCTATCGCCGACTGGACGCGATGAACGTCCTCTTTGCGGTCGGGCAGGCGGTGCTGTTGCCGTTCTTGCTGGATCAGCCGGTGCTGTTGCTCGCAGTTGGGGGGCACATCGTCGCGGTGACCGTCGTCTCTGGGGCGGCGATGGTACTGACGCGACCGAACTAA
- a CDS encoding DUF7471 family protein, with protein MLTSTSRLSTHALPLHVLSGVDPVLAGVLVTAGVGTAVLALLGITAAIRRRSVSYLLIAAALSTLALRTGVAVSTMVGIVPFESHHTLEHALDAVMAGLILAAVYYARRVEQSVRARSAGEGDDR; from the coding sequence ATGCTCACGTCTACGTCGCGGCTGTCCACTCACGCCCTCCCGCTCCACGTGCTGTCGGGGGTCGATCCCGTTCTCGCGGGCGTCCTCGTCACTGCCGGCGTCGGAACCGCCGTACTCGCACTGCTCGGGATCACCGCCGCGATCAGACGCCGGTCCGTCTCGTATCTCCTGATCGCGGCGGCGCTCTCGACGCTCGCGCTCCGGACCGGCGTCGCCGTCTCGACGATGGTCGGTATCGTCCCGTTCGAGTCGCACCACACGCTCGAACACGCGCTGGACGCCGTGATGGCGGGACTGATCCTCGCGGCGGTGTACTACGCCCGCCGGGTCGAGCAGTCGGTTCGCGCGCGGTCCGCCGGCGAGGGGGACGACCGATGA
- a CDS encoding carbonic anhydrase has protein sequence MHETFTRLLAGNDAHADEFRSKFDDLQDAQFPDAVTVCCADSRVLQDRMWGNDDPGHLFTCGNIGNRVVQEVGGEQVVSGDVLYPVEHTGTETVVVVGHTGCGAVTATYADLTDGIDEPAGIRRCLDLLAPHVGPGVEALPDDLSDAEAVNYLVEYNVDRQVAFLCDSDEVPDSVTIYGVVYDFQDVYSERRGEVQVINVDGERDPETLREEHPGFADRVRRLWTY, from the coding sequence ATGCACGAGACGTTCACGCGACTGCTCGCCGGCAACGACGCCCACGCCGACGAGTTTCGGTCGAAGTTCGACGACCTCCAGGACGCGCAGTTTCCCGACGCCGTCACCGTCTGCTGTGCCGACTCCCGCGTGCTCCAAGACCGGATGTGGGGCAACGACGACCCCGGCCACCTCTTCACCTGCGGCAACATCGGCAACCGGGTCGTCCAGGAAGTCGGCGGCGAGCAGGTCGTCTCGGGGGACGTGCTCTACCCCGTCGAACACACCGGCACCGAGACGGTCGTCGTCGTCGGCCATACCGGGTGTGGCGCGGTGACGGCGACCTACGCCGATCTGACCGACGGCATCGACGAACCCGCAGGGATTCGACGCTGTCTGGACCTGCTCGCCCCACACGTCGGTCCCGGCGTCGAGGCACTCCCGGACGACCTCTCGGACGCCGAGGCAGTCAACTACCTCGTCGAGTACAACGTCGACCGACAGGTCGCGTTCCTCTGTGACAGCGACGAGGTTCCCGACTCCGTGACGATTTACGGCGTCGTCTACGACTTTCAGGACGTCTACAGCGAGCGACGCGGCGAGGTGCAGGTGATCAACGTCGACGGCGAGCGAGACCCGGAGACGCTCCGCGAGGAGCACCCGGGGTTCGCCGATCGTGTCCGGCGACTGTGGACGTACTGA
- a CDS encoding DUF7521 family protein — protein MVTGEPPEFYAFLLSNLLTLALGGTITGLSYRAYRRAGESAFGTAAAGFGLITLGSVVEGIYELGIRGYELSGRELLALHTVEGVVIALGLATLFYSVTQY, from the coding sequence ATGGTGACGGGTGAACCGCCGGAGTTCTACGCCTTTCTCCTCTCGAACCTCCTGACGCTCGCACTCGGCGGGACGATCACGGGACTGAGCTACCGGGCCTACCGCCGCGCCGGTGAGTCGGCGTTCGGGACCGCCGCCGCCGGGTTCGGACTCATCACCCTCGGGTCGGTGGTGGAGGGTATCTACGAACTGGGGATTCGCGGCTACGAACTGTCGGGCAGAGAACTGCTCGCGCTCCACACGGTAGAGGGCGTCGTCATCGCACTCGGCCTGGCGACCCTGTTCTACTCCGTGACGCAGTACTGA
- a CDS encoding SCO family protein, producing MNRRSYLRAAGLAGTASLAGCLGGFGDDNPNVVLGAPDRDSDVTSEDLPYPAWGQQVPDVSLPNPLSGESVALRDVDRPHVTTFFFSNCMTVCPAIVGLVRELQIHSVTEGYADEVDFYPATFDPARDDAETLRSYADRMNVDMDAGNWHFLRPETEERAKEVIQEQFGVFFEKDPQEDGPYMFTHLGLILLVNGDGYVERGYRARLEQGEGLSVGRQDVLDDLRRVRSA from the coding sequence ATGAACAGGCGAAGCTATCTTCGGGCGGCCGGACTCGCTGGCACCGCGTCACTCGCCGGCTGTCTCGGGGGATTCGGCGACGACAACCCGAACGTCGTCCTCGGCGCGCCGGACCGCGACTCGGACGTGACCAGCGAGGACCTGCCGTACCCTGCGTGGGGCCAGCAGGTGCCCGACGTGAGCCTCCCGAACCCGCTTTCCGGAGAGTCTGTCGCCCTGCGCGACGTGGACCGACCGCACGTCACGACGTTCTTCTTCTCGAACTGCATGACCGTCTGCCCGGCCATCGTCGGTCTCGTGCGCGAACTGCAGATCCACAGCGTGACCGAGGGGTACGCCGACGAGGTCGACTTCTACCCGGCTACCTTCGATCCGGCACGCGACGACGCCGAGACGCTCCGGAGCTACGCCGACCGGATGAACGTCGACATGGACGCCGGCAACTGGCACTTCCTGCGACCCGAGACCGAGGAGCGCGCCAAGGAGGTCATCCAGGAGCAGTTCGGCGTCTTCTTCGAGAAGGACCCACAGGAGGACGGCCCGTACATGTTCACGCACCTCGGACTGATCCTCCTGGTGAACGGCGACGGCTACGTCGAACGTGGCTACCGTGCGCGCCTCGAGCAGGGTGAAGGGCTGAGCGTCGGTCGCCAGGACGTACTCGACGACCTCCGGCGCGTCCGCTCCGCCTGA
- a CDS encoding CBS domain-containing protein, translated as MAGSASVKEYMTRDVQTVSPDDTVSAVARRIAESDGHNGFPVTDGRKVEGFVNARDLLLADDDAPIFTVMTTDLIVAHPEMDVTDAARVILRSGIQKLPVVDDAGNLVGIISNTDVIRSQIERATPEKVGKLMRTLENIHDITVDERRESVALVDLTPTQARVYADELEGRQYELERGLAEPLVVIENGDVLLLADGHHRVAAANQLGVEQMDAYVIVVDESVELGMHRTAKKEGLASIDDIEIVDYAKHPLVETTKRLQE; from the coding sequence ATGGCAGGGTCGGCGAGCGTGAAGGAGTACATGACGCGGGACGTACAGACGGTCTCGCCGGACGACACCGTCTCGGCGGTCGCCCGGCGCATCGCCGAGAGCGACGGACACAACGGCTTCCCCGTGACGGACGGCCGGAAGGTCGAGGGGTTCGTCAACGCCCGCGACCTCCTCTTGGCAGACGACGACGCCCCCATCTTCACCGTGATGACGACCGACCTGATCGTCGCACACCCGGAGATGGACGTGACCGACGCGGCGCGGGTGATCCTCCGGTCCGGGATCCAGAAGCTACCGGTGGTGGACGACGCGGGCAACCTCGTCGGCATCATCTCGAACACGGACGTCATCCGGAGTCAGATCGAACGCGCCACCCCGGAGAAGGTCGGGAAACTGATGCGAACCCTTGAGAACATCCACGACATCACCGTCGACGAGCGCCGGGAGTCGGTCGCACTCGTCGACCTGACCCCGACGCAGGCGCGGGTGTACGCCGACGAACTGGAGGGCCGCCAGTACGAACTCGAACGCGGACTCGCCGAGCCACTGGTGGTCATCGAGAACGGCGACGTACTCCTGTTGGCCGACGGTCACCACCGCGTCGCGGCCGCGAACCAACTCGGCGTCGAGCAGATGGACGCCTACGTCATCGTCGTGGACGAGAGTGTCGAACTCGGGATGCACCGCACAGCGAAGAAGGAGGGACTGGCGTCTATCGACGACATCGAGATCGTCGACTACGCCAAGCATCCGCTGGTCGAGACGACGAAGCGACTACAGGAGTGA
- a CDS encoding winged helix-turn-helix transcriptional regulator, whose translation MTDTRTRIADCVRARPGVHFNDLVRRLDLAPGQVQHHLKRLLSDERLIADELYGRTHYYPPEFDPWERRVLALVRRETPRDVVACLLDAGGSAPPASVADAVGIARSTLEWHLDNLTEADVVTKTYDERGRVTLTLTRPERTADLVASVSPSLPGRFVDRFTRLVDDLLAEE comes from the coding sequence ATGACGGACACCAGAACCCGGATCGCGGACTGCGTCCGGGCGCGTCCGGGCGTCCACTTCAACGACCTCGTCCGGCGACTCGACCTCGCGCCGGGGCAGGTGCAACACCACCTGAAACGCCTGCTGAGCGACGAGCGCCTGATCGCCGACGAACTGTACGGCCGGACGCACTACTACCCGCCGGAATTCGACCCGTGGGAGCGCCGCGTGCTCGCGCTGGTCCGCCGGGAGACACCCCGTGACGTGGTCGCGTGTCTGCTGGACGCCGGCGGGTCGGCACCGCCGGCGAGCGTGGCGGACGCGGTCGGCATCGCCCGGAGCACGCTGGAGTGGCACCTCGACAACCTCACCGAGGCCGACGTGGTGACGAAGACCTACGACGAGCGCGGCCGGGTGACGCTCACGCTGACACGCCCCGAGCGAACCGCCGACCTGGTCGCCTCCGTGTCGCCCTCGCTCCCCGGGCGGTTCGTGGACCGGTTCACCCGTCTCGTCGACGACCTGCTCGCCGAGGAGTGA